Genomic DNA from uncultured Acetobacterium sp.:
GCTGGTAAATGGAATGGCATTTCCATAGTTTTTCACGGTAGTTTCATTAAAGCCCAGACATGACATCATTTTATCACATTCATTCATTGTCACATTCCTCCTTCATATAGGTTTTTGAGTTTTTTACAGGCCCGGTTCAGCCGGGAAGATAAGGTTCCCATCGGGATATTCAAAAATTCACAGATCTTTTTATAGTCCCAGTCATAATAATATCGAAGGATCACCGCCCCTTTGAGTTCGTGGGGCAGCAGATCAAGAGATTTTTGAAGCTCACCAAAATCTAATGAATCGATGTTGTCATAACTCAGGGACTCATCAGCAAATAGGCTTTCGCCGTTTTCCTGATCATCCAGATAAACCATGGTTTTATTTTTTCTCAATAAATCGAGACTGTTGTTATGAACAATTTTCAGAAACCAGTTTTTAAAACTGCTGTCCAACCGATACTGTTTAATTTTAGCAAATGCCTTTAAAAAACTTTCCGCCACCACATCCTGTGCATCAAATTCGTTTTTAAGAAGAGAATAAGCATAAACATACGCATATCGCTCATATCGTTCAACGATCGGTTCGAAATATCCGGAATTTCCGGTTGCGATATACTTCTTGATCAAAGCATCATCCGCTTCCTCTTCTTTATGTTTGTTCAAAAATTCCACCTCCGTTTTTTCTGCACATCTATATAACGGCTGAGCTCACGGTTTTCTTCCCATAATTTTTAAAAAAATAAAAGAAATAAAAATTATTGGAAAACTCGCAAAAAAGCACTGGTTTATAACCAGCGCTGAAAATCTTAAATGCATGTCTCTCATAATACTGATTGCTTAAAATTTACAACTGCTGCTATAACAGATTATCTTTAAATTCGGCACTGAGCACCGTGTCGGTATCGGCGTCGAAGGTCACAATCAGGATGGAGCCATCTGTATTGATCCAGGCCAAGGCATAGGCTTCTTTGTCTTGACTATTAGGAACAACCATCCTGAGCATTTCCACCCCCACACCTATCAGCGCTTTTTTGACATTACTACGGGTCATCCCCTGGCTAATTTTAGCAACTTGTTCTTTTGTTACACTGGCATTACTCAGTTCAATGAGTTCCCGGGCCCCAGTGGTGGGAATCAAGACCTTCAAAGTAACTAAATCCTTGGTATTATAAAACACATTGACTGCGTAGCCTGTGTCAGGATCTACATAAACATAGGAACCTTGAGCTGCAGTATTCCCCGTTGCTCCCAATGCCTTTTCAACATTTTCCTTTTTATCGTTGATTTCAATCTGGTTATAGAGAGCAAAAATTGGATTGTCGGATACAGCCTCCTGCTTTGAATCACTACTGGATGCCGTTGCACTTTTAGATTCTGATGATTGCTCTCCGTTTGATGAACAGCCTGTAATTAGTAACGCTATGCTAAAAAACAGTCCCACAATTAATAGCACCCCGATCGTTTTCCTTTTATTCATTAAAGTAGTCCCCTTCCTTTTCGTTCTTAACTTTTTAAGAGATTGAGAGATATTTATGAATTTTATATTTTTCTACCCTCAAATGTCATTTTATAACATCATTCAATCCCCTCGATGACATAAACCAATTTTTGAAATCTGTAAATTTGGCATGATAAAAAGCAGAAGTAAATTAACAACTTACCATCTGCCAGTTTCTAACCAATGCATGACGCTGTTTATTTTTTGTTTAAAAAATTAAATATTTCATCCAGACGACTTTGTACGTCATTAAGTACCTGATTTTCATCCTGATTGGTGATCACCGCAAATAATTTTTCGATATCCACATCCCCATAAGCGTCGTTTAATTGCTTATTTAAGAAGGCATTCATAAAACCGTCCACCACAGTTCTGAGAATGGCTACGTTTTTCTGCAACCCATTAATCATATCTGCTTTTTTCCCACGGTTAATAAAAAAATCCAACTCCATAAGGTTCATCATATAAGGCGAGCTATGGTAACCTAACCATTCTCTCACCTGTCGATTAAAATCTTTTTCTTCAATCATCAGGTATAGTTTGTCATGGGTCAGCTCTTTAAATTCAATATTATCCAGTAACAGCAGCTTGAAATCAATCGTTAATTTTCTTGCTGAATCCCAGATTTCTGCCATAATTCGTCTTCTTTCAGTAGCATAACCTACCACTGCTACGATTAGGCTAACCAGTGAACCAGTAAAAATGCCAAATAAAAAGGCATTATAATTATCCAGATTATTAAGGATATGCGTTTTAAATGGATCATTGAGTATGTTAGGAATCACATCATCGATGGCAAAAATCGCAAAGGCAGACAACACCGTCAGAATCAGGGTAACAATCGTACTGTACTTAAATGTTTTCATCTTCTTCTCCTCAAACGCTCATTATTTTCTCTCATTATAGCGAAAAACCTGTTTGATGTAAACGAATCTGCCCATAAATACGCCTTCTACTCCTTTTTCTGATTATCTGAAACACACTTTAAATAAGACCTATACTTCATCAAGTTATTAAGATTCTAGACATCGATGTTCGTTTTAAACCTTTTCTTCCAAAAATAATACAGCCAGAGTCTCAAATGGTAAGACCCTGGCCAGATTTCTTTCCAAACTAAAACTTTCTTGTAATGACTTTAGGCTTCATTCTGCCGATATTTGCCATCCAATGCCAAATTTATCGGTTAGCGAACCATAGGCCTTGCTCCAGAAGGTTTCCTGGAGCAACATCTCCACTGACCCTTCTTTACTTAACAAACCAAACAGCCGTTTAATTTCTTCCACATCATCATGCACAATGACCAGCGTAATGTTATTGCCTTTTGTAAAAGGCATCCCTGGCGGTACATCAGAAAACATGATGGTGTTCCCATTAATATTCAGTTGCGCATTCGCCACAAGTTCCTTAACGTTATCGGACATGGGATAATTTGGGTCTGCCGGCATTTCTCCAAAAGTCATAATCTGAGGTGCCTCTGCCTTAAATACCTCCGTGTAAAATGCTACTGCTTCTCGACAGTTTCCGGGAAAATTAATATACGGTCCAATTTTCATCTTGTTTCTCCTTCATTTTTGATCGGTTCAAATATTTCTGATTCTAGACCTTACATACCCTTTGGCAATGGATTTAAATCATGCTTTTATATTTATTATTCTAATAAAAAAAGCATCTGCACGATCACGCGCAGATGCCCATCAAACTAGTCCAATGATATCAAATAATTATACTTCATATTTTCTTTGGAAAAACTTTACGATTTCAACAATTGGTATCACCACTACTGCCAGACCCATAGCGGTAAAGTATTCGGTCAGACTGATTGGTTCAAACTCGAAGGCTGCGGCAATCGGTGGGATAAAGATAACCGCGGTTGTCAGCACCAAAGAAGCTGCCATCGCCAGGAATAAGAATTTGTTCTGGTGCTTCATCTTAAAGATCGATTGGCGTCGGCTTCGCATATTCAGTGAATGGAACATTTCTGCCATCGAAAGCGTCAAGAATGCCATAGTCATGCCATCGGCGCTTTCAGCAATTTCCCACACGCCAGCTTCCATGTAGTGTCCCACAAAATAGGCAATGATGGTCACCACTGCAACCATAACCCCCTGCCAGATAACATCCACGCCCAGACCCCGGGAGAAAATACCTTCTTTGGATTCTCGAGGCGGGTTTTTCATGGTATCTGATTCTTCGCCTTCCATCCCTAAAGCAATGGCCGGGAAGGAGTCGGTGATCAGGTTGATCCACAATAAATGGACTGGTTTAAGAATCGTAAAGCCCAACAGAGTCGCCACAAAAATAGCAATAACTTCTGATAGATTGGATGACAGCAGGAACTGAATGGCCTTGCGGATATTATCGTAGATCCGGCGACCTTCCTCCACTGCATTGACAATTGTAGCAAAATTATCGTCTGCTAGTACCATATCAGCGACATTTTTAGTAACATCTGTCCCTGTTATCCCCATTCCAACCCCAATGTCGGCGGTTTTAATGGAGGGTGCATCATTGACACCGTCGCCGGTCATGGCGACAATCATGCCTTGATTCTGCCATGCTTTGACAATTCGCACCTTATGTTCCGGCTGGACCCGAGCATAAACTGAATACTTGCCAATGTCCTGTTTAAGCTGTTCTTCAGAGATTTCGTCCAATTGGGCACCAGTAATCGCTTCTGACTTATCCTTGATGATGCCTAACTGGCTGGCAATGGCAGCCGCAGTATCGGGATGGTCTCCGGTGATCATCACGGTTCGGATTCCGGCCGACTTACATTCGGCAATCGCATCCTTTACTTCTGGACGGATGGGATCAATCATCCCGGTTAAGCCAATGAAACAGAGCTCCTCTTCCA
This window encodes:
- a CDS encoding RNA polymerase sigma factor, with protein sequence MNKHKEEEADDALIKKYIATGNSGYFEPIVERYERYAYVYAYSLLKNEFDAQDVVAESFLKAFAKIKQYRLDSSFKNWFLKIVHNNSLDLLRKNKTMVYLDDQENGESLFADESLSYDNIDSLDFGELQKSLDLLPHELKGAVILRYYYDWDYKKICEFLNIPMGTLSSRLNRACKKLKNLYEGGM
- a CDS encoding VOC family protein; the protein is MKIGPYINFPGNCREAVAFYTEVFKAEAPQIMTFGEMPADPNYPMSDNVKELVANAQLNINGNTIMFSDVPPGMPFTKGNNITLVIVHDDVEEIKRLFGLLSKEGSVEMLLQETFWSKAYGSLTDKFGIGWQISAE